The proteins below come from a single Felis catus isolate Fca126 chromosome A1, F.catus_Fca126_mat1.0, whole genome shotgun sequence genomic window:
- the B4GALT7 gene encoding beta-1,4-galactosyltransferase 7 isoform X3 has product MFPSRRKAAQLPWEDGRSRLLPSSLPRKCSVFHLFVACLLLGFLSLLWLQLSCSGDVARAARGQGQETPGPPHSCPPEPPPEHWEEDASWGPHRLAVLVPFRERFEELLVFVPHMHRFLSRKKVPHHIYVLNQVDHFRFNRAALVNVGFLESSNSTDYIAMHDVDLLPLNEELDYGFPEAGPFHVASPELHPLYHYKTYVGGILLLSKQHYQLCNGMSNRFWGWGREDDEFYRRIKGAGLQLFRPSGITTGYKTFRHLHDPAWRKRDQKRIAAQKQEQFKVDREGGLNTVKYRVDSRTALSVGGAPCTVLNIMLDCDKAATPWCTFG; this is encoded by the exons ATGTTCCCCTCCCGGAGGAAAGCGGCGCAGCTGCCCTGGGAGGACGGCAG GTCCAGGTTGCTCCCCAGCAGCCTTCCCCGGAAATGCTCCGTCTTCCACCTCTTCGTTGCCTGTCTCTTACTGggcttcctctccctgctctggcTGCAGCTCAGCTGCTCTGGTGACGTGGCCCGGGCAGCCCGGGGACAAGGGCAGGAGACCCCAGGcccaccccactcctgccccccGGAGCCACCTCCCGAGCACTGGGAAGAAGACGCGTCCTGGGGCCCCCACCGCCTGGCAGTGCTGGTGCCCTTCCGTGAACGCTTCGAGGAGCTGCTGGTCTTTGTGCCCCACATGCACCGCTTCCTAAGCAGGAAGAAGGTCCCGCACCACATCTATGTGCTCAACCAGGTGGATCATTTCAG GTTCAACCGGGCGGCCCTCGTCAACGTGGGCTTCCTGGAGAGCAGCAACAGCACGGACTACATCGCCATGCACGACGTGGACCTGCTCCCCCTCAACGAGGAACTGGACTATGGCTTCCCCGAGGCCGGGCCCTTCCACGTGGCCTCCCCGGAGCTGCACCCGCTCTACCACTACAAGACCTACGTGGGCGGCATCCTGCTGCTCTCCAAGCAGCACTACCAGCTG TGCAACGGGATGTCCAACCGCTTCTGGGGCTGGGGCCGCGAAGATGACGAGTTCTACCGTCGCATCAAAGGGGCCGGGCTGCAG CTTTTCCGCCCCTCGGGAATCACAACTGGGTACAAGACATTTCGCCACCTGCATGACCCAGCCTGGCGGAAGAGGGACCAGAAGCGCATCGCAGCTCAAAAACAG GAGCAGTTCAAGGTGGACCGGGAGGGAGGCCTGAACACCGTGAAGTACCGTGTGGATTCCCGCACAGCCTTGTCTGTGGGCGGGGCCCCCTGCACTGTTCTCAACATCATGTTGGACTGCGACAAGGCTGCCACCCCCTGGTGCACATTTGGCTGA
- the TMED9 gene encoding transmembrane emp24 domain-containing protein 9, with product MAAEQGVRVVGPRPGGGLGRVIRALVLLLCFVARGGALYFHIGETEKKCFIEEIPDETMVIGNYRTQLYDKQREEYQPATPGLGMFVEVKDPEDKVILARQYGSEGRFTFTSHTPGEHQICLHSNSTKFSLFAGGMLRVHLDIQVGEHANDYAEIAAKDKLSELQLRVRQLVEQVEQIQKEQNYQRWREERFRQTSESTNQRVLWWSILQTLILVAIGVWQMRHLKSFFEAKKLV from the exons ATGGCTGCGGAGCAGGGCGTGAGGGTCGTCGGGCCCCGGCCCGGAGGGGGACTGGGAAGGGTGATTCGGGCCCTCGTGCTGCTTCTGTGTTTTGTGGCCCGCGGAGGCGCGCTTTACTTCCACATCGGGGAGACCGAAAAGAAGTGCTTTATTGAGGAGATCCCGGACGAGACCATGGTTATAG GAAACTACCGGACGCAGCTGTATGACAAGCAGCGGGAGGAGTACCAGCCGGCCACCCCCGGGCTCGGCATGTTCGTGGAGGTGAAGGACCCAGAGGACAAG GTGATCCTGGCCCGGCAGTATGGCTCTGAAGGCAGGTTCACTTTCACCTCCCATACCCCCGGCGAACACCAGATCTGTCTTCACTCCAATTCCACCAAGTTCTCCCTTTTTGCTGGAGGCATGCTG AGAGTTCACCTGGACATCCAGGTGGGTGAACACGCCAACGACTACGCAGAAATTGCCGCCAAAGACAAGTTGAGTGAGCTGCAGCTACGAGTGAGACAGCTGGTGGAGCAAGTGGAGCAGATCCAGAAAGAGCAGAACTACCAACGG TGGCGAGAGGAGCGTTTCCGGCAGACCAGCGAGAGCACCAACCAGCGGGTGCTGTGGTGGTCCATTCTGCAGACCCTCATCCTCGTAGCCATCGGCGTCTGGCAGATGCGACACCTCAAGAGCTTCTTTGAAGCGAAGAAGCTGGTGTAG
- the B4GALT7 gene encoding beta-1,4-galactosyltransferase 7 isoform X4 — protein sequence MFPSRRKAAQLPWEDGRSRLLPSSLPRKCSVFHLFVACLLLGFLSLLWLQLSCSGDVARAARGQGQETPGPPHSCPPEPPPEHWEEDASWGPHRLAVLVPFRERFEELLVFVPHMHRFLSRKKVPHHIYVLNQVDHFRFNRAALVNVGFLESSNSTDYIAMHDVDLLPLNEELDYGFPEAGPFHVASPELHPLYHYKTYVGGILLLSKQHYQLCNGMSNRFWGWGREDDEFYRRIKGAGLQEQFKVDREGGLNTVKYRVDSRTALSVGGAPCTVLNIMLDCDKAATPWCTFG from the exons ATGTTCCCCTCCCGGAGGAAAGCGGCGCAGCTGCCCTGGGAGGACGGCAG GTCCAGGTTGCTCCCCAGCAGCCTTCCCCGGAAATGCTCCGTCTTCCACCTCTTCGTTGCCTGTCTCTTACTGggcttcctctccctgctctggcTGCAGCTCAGCTGCTCTGGTGACGTGGCCCGGGCAGCCCGGGGACAAGGGCAGGAGACCCCAGGcccaccccactcctgccccccGGAGCCACCTCCCGAGCACTGGGAAGAAGACGCGTCCTGGGGCCCCCACCGCCTGGCAGTGCTGGTGCCCTTCCGTGAACGCTTCGAGGAGCTGCTGGTCTTTGTGCCCCACATGCACCGCTTCCTAAGCAGGAAGAAGGTCCCGCACCACATCTATGTGCTCAACCAGGTGGATCATTTCAG GTTCAACCGGGCGGCCCTCGTCAACGTGGGCTTCCTGGAGAGCAGCAACAGCACGGACTACATCGCCATGCACGACGTGGACCTGCTCCCCCTCAACGAGGAACTGGACTATGGCTTCCCCGAGGCCGGGCCCTTCCACGTGGCCTCCCCGGAGCTGCACCCGCTCTACCACTACAAGACCTACGTGGGCGGCATCCTGCTGCTCTCCAAGCAGCACTACCAGCTG TGCAACGGGATGTCCAACCGCTTCTGGGGCTGGGGCCGCGAAGATGACGAGTTCTACCGTCGCATCAAAGGGGCCGGGCTGCAG GAGCAGTTCAAGGTGGACCGGGAGGGAGGCCTGAACACCGTGAAGTACCGTGTGGATTCCCGCACAGCCTTGTCTGTGGGCGGGGCCCCCTGCACTGTTCTCAACATCATGTTGGACTGCGACAAGGCTGCCACCCCCTGGTGCACATTTGGCTGA
- the B4GALT7 gene encoding beta-1,4-galactosyltransferase 7 isoform X2, which yields MFPSRRKAAQLPWEDGRWEISSCPYPRSPPQPQKEPRGRGRICRGSSLPRPLAELGSALPQRKPPPQDNGGSRLLPSSLPRKCSVFHLFVACLLLGFLSLLWLQLSCSGDVARAARGQGQETPGPPHSCPPEPPPEHWEEDASWGPHRLAVLVPFRERFEELLVFVPHMHRFLSRKKVPHHIYVLNQVDHFRFNRAALVNVGFLESSNSTDYIAMHDVDLLPLNEELDYGFPEAGPFHVASPELHPLYHYKTYVGGILLLSKQHYQLCNGMSNRFWGWGREDDEFYRRIKGAGLQEQFKVDREGGLNTVKYRVDSRTALSVGGAPCTVLNIMLDCDKAATPWCTFG from the exons ATGTTCCCCTCCCGGAGGAAAGCGGCGCAGCTGCCCTGGGAGGACGGCAG GTGGGAGATTTCCTCATGTCCATATCCCCGgtctccaccccagccccagaaAGAACCCAGGGGGCGAGGGAGAATCTGTAGAGGTTCCAGCCTTCCCAGGCCACTGGCAGAATTGGGCTCCGCTCTTCCCCAGCGGAAACCCCCACCACAGGACAATGGGGG GTCCAGGTTGCTCCCCAGCAGCCTTCCCCGGAAATGCTCCGTCTTCCACCTCTTCGTTGCCTGTCTCTTACTGggcttcctctccctgctctggcTGCAGCTCAGCTGCTCTGGTGACGTGGCCCGGGCAGCCCGGGGACAAGGGCAGGAGACCCCAGGcccaccccactcctgccccccGGAGCCACCTCCCGAGCACTGGGAAGAAGACGCGTCCTGGGGCCCCCACCGCCTGGCAGTGCTGGTGCCCTTCCGTGAACGCTTCGAGGAGCTGCTGGTCTTTGTGCCCCACATGCACCGCTTCCTAAGCAGGAAGAAGGTCCCGCACCACATCTATGTGCTCAACCAGGTGGATCATTTCAG GTTCAACCGGGCGGCCCTCGTCAACGTGGGCTTCCTGGAGAGCAGCAACAGCACGGACTACATCGCCATGCACGACGTGGACCTGCTCCCCCTCAACGAGGAACTGGACTATGGCTTCCCCGAGGCCGGGCCCTTCCACGTGGCCTCCCCGGAGCTGCACCCGCTCTACCACTACAAGACCTACGTGGGCGGCATCCTGCTGCTCTCCAAGCAGCACTACCAGCTG TGCAACGGGATGTCCAACCGCTTCTGGGGCTGGGGCCGCGAAGATGACGAGTTCTACCGTCGCATCAAAGGGGCCGGGCTGCAG GAGCAGTTCAAGGTGGACCGGGAGGGAGGCCTGAACACCGTGAAGTACCGTGTGGATTCCCGCACAGCCTTGTCTGTGGGCGGGGCCCCCTGCACTGTTCTCAACATCATGTTGGACTGCGACAAGGCTGCCACCCCCTGGTGCACATTTGGCTGA
- the B4GALT7 gene encoding beta-1,4-galactosyltransferase 7 isoform X1, which yields MFPSRRKAAQLPWEDGRWEISSCPYPRSPPQPQKEPRGRGRICRGSSLPRPLAELGSALPQRKPPPQDNGGSRLLPSSLPRKCSVFHLFVACLLLGFLSLLWLQLSCSGDVARAARGQGQETPGPPHSCPPEPPPEHWEEDASWGPHRLAVLVPFRERFEELLVFVPHMHRFLSRKKVPHHIYVLNQVDHFRFNRAALVNVGFLESSNSTDYIAMHDVDLLPLNEELDYGFPEAGPFHVASPELHPLYHYKTYVGGILLLSKQHYQLCNGMSNRFWGWGREDDEFYRRIKGAGLQLFRPSGITTGYKTFRHLHDPAWRKRDQKRIAAQKQEQFKVDREGGLNTVKYRVDSRTALSVGGAPCTVLNIMLDCDKAATPWCTFG from the exons ATGTTCCCCTCCCGGAGGAAAGCGGCGCAGCTGCCCTGGGAGGACGGCAG GTGGGAGATTTCCTCATGTCCATATCCCCGgtctccaccccagccccagaaAGAACCCAGGGGGCGAGGGAGAATCTGTAGAGGTTCCAGCCTTCCCAGGCCACTGGCAGAATTGGGCTCCGCTCTTCCCCAGCGGAAACCCCCACCACAGGACAATGGGGG GTCCAGGTTGCTCCCCAGCAGCCTTCCCCGGAAATGCTCCGTCTTCCACCTCTTCGTTGCCTGTCTCTTACTGggcttcctctccctgctctggcTGCAGCTCAGCTGCTCTGGTGACGTGGCCCGGGCAGCCCGGGGACAAGGGCAGGAGACCCCAGGcccaccccactcctgccccccGGAGCCACCTCCCGAGCACTGGGAAGAAGACGCGTCCTGGGGCCCCCACCGCCTGGCAGTGCTGGTGCCCTTCCGTGAACGCTTCGAGGAGCTGCTGGTCTTTGTGCCCCACATGCACCGCTTCCTAAGCAGGAAGAAGGTCCCGCACCACATCTATGTGCTCAACCAGGTGGATCATTTCAG GTTCAACCGGGCGGCCCTCGTCAACGTGGGCTTCCTGGAGAGCAGCAACAGCACGGACTACATCGCCATGCACGACGTGGACCTGCTCCCCCTCAACGAGGAACTGGACTATGGCTTCCCCGAGGCCGGGCCCTTCCACGTGGCCTCCCCGGAGCTGCACCCGCTCTACCACTACAAGACCTACGTGGGCGGCATCCTGCTGCTCTCCAAGCAGCACTACCAGCTG TGCAACGGGATGTCCAACCGCTTCTGGGGCTGGGGCCGCGAAGATGACGAGTTCTACCGTCGCATCAAAGGGGCCGGGCTGCAG CTTTTCCGCCCCTCGGGAATCACAACTGGGTACAAGACATTTCGCCACCTGCATGACCCAGCCTGGCGGAAGAGGGACCAGAAGCGCATCGCAGCTCAAAAACAG GAGCAGTTCAAGGTGGACCGGGAGGGAGGCCTGAACACCGTGAAGTACCGTGTGGATTCCCGCACAGCCTTGTCTGTGGGCGGGGCCCCCTGCACTGTTCTCAACATCATGTTGGACTGCGACAAGGCTGCCACCCCCTGGTGCACATTTGGCTGA